The Equus quagga isolate Etosha38 unplaced genomic scaffold, UCLA_HA_Equagga_1.0 HiC_scaffold_5876_RagTag, whole genome shotgun sequence nucleotide sequence CTCCTCATCCATCCCTTGAGGAGTCTAGAACTGGAGAGAGAGCAGGTAAACTCGTACAGGGAACTGGGAACGACCTGGGAGGACAGCTCGGCACATCTTGGTTGGGCTGATTTGACCCAACACTGCATAGACATAAAGGACACAAACCATGTGTCCCACGTCTCtgtctgccccaccccacccagctgTGGGGAAGTTCACGCTATGAAAATGGGCAGTCAGGACTAGGACCCTGGGCTCTGTCTCATAGATTCTGGATTTCCTGGCGGGTCCAAATTATGGGCTCAGTATGTGGCTGGAGCTAGAAATGACTCTCTCCCAGGTGTTCCTGCACAGAGACATTCCACGGGGAAATGAGTCTATATCTCAGGCTGCAGTTTAGATCGCAGGCCTGagtgacaggagggagggagccctcCTCTTCCATCCCTCTGCTGCTGCAGGGCATGAGGATGCTGCTGCGCAAGTGGGCTAATGGTGGCCAGGGTTTCCACCAAATCTGCCCAGGTCAGCGGGTCGATGGGACACAGGAACTACGGGTGGCAGAAAGCGCAGCGAAGACCAGGGTTGGCAGCAGAGGATGGGGATTTTCCATCAGTCTCAGGGCTATGTGTCCCCTTGAATGGAGTAAGCCCCTGGTTGTTGGATTTAACACGGGAAAGACACTCCTGGGAGGAGAATGTTCTTGCTGTTCTGAGATAGAAAATCGAGTgacttaaaatgaatatttaagagATGTGATTTTATCCTATTGTATATTAGGCTGGTAAAGCAGGTGTGTGGCTACACTTccatggttttattttccttaggaCAGAATGCAAACTCCTTGTGATGGTCTTCACAGTTCTGAGCACTCTGGGCCCTgttctctgacctcacctccttgGTGCTCCTCCCGGCGTTATGGCTTAATGCTCCACTCAGACCCAGTGACTCCTCTTTCCTCAAATACACCGCAGTTCAGTCTCTCTCCCTAGGCCATTCACCCTGCTGACCTCCTGCCTGGATTCCATCCCTGCTGCCCCAACAAGGTTCCACCCACTTCCCTACCTGCAACTTGTCTCTCCGTCAGGTCTCACGGCAGCCCTGACTCCCCTCCTTGAGAAACCGTGACTGACCCACAGATTCCAGCAAAGGCATTCTGGTTAGGGTTCTGCCTAGCACTATCTCATCCCTTCACATGGTGCTGTAGATTATCTTGCATCTCCTAAGAAgaagatatgctgaagtcctgaCCCTGGGTACCGATGACTGtgattttatttgcaaatagggtctttgcagatgtcatcaaggtaagatgaggtcatactgtaCTAGGGTGGCCCAAACTCAGTTACCagtatctttataagaagaaggaaCTTTGGGTAGATACACACGCACGAGAAGCACaccatgtgacaatggaggcagaaaTTGCACttatgcatctacaagccaagaaatgccaaggCTTGCCAGCAAGGATGAGGACCCAGGAAGAGGCAAAGATGGATCCTTCCCTGAGGCTTCAgagagagcgtggccctgctCAACCTTGAGTTCGCACCAAGAGCCCCCAGAACGGCAAGAAAATCAATTTCcagtgttttaagccactaaatttatggtcatttgttacagcaaccctaggaaaTTGATGGACAAGGTACACATGATTTTGGATTAGaatgacatatttttttctttctctcactagaGTGAAccccatgaggacagagactCTATCTGTTGGGCCTGTCATTGTTTCTCTGGCTCCTGGGACACTGTATATCACATATTACATGTAAAGAAATATTAGTCCCATAAGTGAACAGGAAAAAAGGTTGATTACCTGAAGAAAAGtggttttccaaaaataaaaagagagaaaaaagcttGCACATTGTGGGTCAGAAAGACAGCAagtacaaaaggaaaagacaattttTGTGGAACTGCCATTGCAGATGAAAATTTCTGCTTCACTGTTTTTGACCAGGTATATCATGGCTGTTATGTGACAATTTTTTGAGTAGATCCAAGAATCCATGAAACTTTTTctgcttatgtttatttttaagtccAGGAGACATCCTAGGAGgaaataataatttcatatttgaTCAAAACAAATGGATTGCCTTGCAAGTAAATCTGCATAGTGGATTTTTGGTAAATTAGCATTTAAACAACGGATTAGTTTATTAGTCTGACAATACTCAGGGTCTACATGTGGGTCAAGCACGTGACTGTTGGAAAACTTCAGAAGATCGGTCCTGCCTGTGCTGGGGGCCAGGCCTGCTTTATCAAACCTTGAGaatctttcttgctttttctaaaattttctcatCCACTGGAGGTTTCCTCGCCCCACCAGGCTGCAGAAACTTCTTCACGGTGGGCAGGTTGCTGATTCTGGCTTTCAGGGCCTGCAAGGCACAAGAGCACAGCCTCAGAGTGGAGCCAAAGACCAAGCCCGTCATTAGCACAAGCCAGGGAATCTGAGACCCTCCTAGACGAGGACCACCTGAGTCTCCTCCATCGGCACCAGCATGAGGCTGGGAACAGACACCCCGTGAGCCATGAGgataagagaagaaaatccaGCTCAAGTGCATTTTCTTCCCTGTCTTCTTCCCTACACACCCATCCTGTGGATTCATGGCTCTTTGCAACACAAGGAAGAGTAATGTGTCTGTGCAACATCAGCACAGATAAAGTCTCCAGTGAGGAAAAGCAAAGATATAGGAAAGGGGGCAGGACCTGAAGACAGGAAATATAAAAGGTAAACCATGAGGCCCGTCAAAACCAATTTGCCCACTGAGGGAGAGACACGGGGAGAGAGGGGAGACTGTGCAGAGAGAAACACAATGTgtggaaggaggagcaggagccgAGGGGAGGAGAGCTGCTCACAGACTCGGGTGTGGAAGGAGAAGGACACTCCTGGGTCAAGGGAATCACAGAGGAAAGAGGACAGAATCCGGGATGGAACGGAGGCCTGGGAGAGAGGTGCTGATGCTGGGTCCCTCTCATTGTAAAAGACAAATCATCCTCTTGGGGCAGCGTCCACACAGATTGCTTCAGCATAAGGAGATTCTTCTCATGCCTCAGATCAGGGCCTAGAACATAATTTTGGAGACTGGAGGGCAGCAGAGGCCTGGACAATAATGGGGACCCAAGAGGCTAAATATTAGATTCCAAGAGGGGAGGTGTGGGCCTTCCGTCCTCAGGGCTGTGAAAGAGATCACCTTCAGCAGAGGGAAGTTGGCCAGAAGGTTGGGGTCAAGCTCTTCAACAAGGTAAAGAAGTTCCACCAGGTGGATGTCAGCCCTGCTCAGCCTGTTGCCAACCAGGTAGTCTTGTCCGTGGCTCTTTAACACCTGGCGAATTGGAGGAATCGCATCATGAACACAGGCACAGGCAGGCTGGGccccctgctcctcccagctctctccagcccgctctccctcctctgctgcccACTGGGCGGATGTGGAGCTTCAGTCCTTCTCCACCAGCCCTGAATCACTGACACAGAGGGAGGAGTGGGCTCTGCTCTTCTTCCCTCACTCCTCAGTTGAAGCCCAGGTTGCcacttccttttccccttcctacATCTCTGGGGCTCCCCACTAGCATCTTCCACTGGGTCAAGAGCTTAGCACCTCTGTGCCATTTTTCCTTCAGTCTCACACCCAACACTGTGCAGCCCTCAAAATTCAGGACACGGCTCttcatctgtctctctctgtctctctgcttttttctttctcctttgttccttGGGCAACAGCCTTCCTGAGTCCTCAGCAGACTATTTCAGTCTACGTTTCTCCTCTCGTCTGCTCTCCTCATTTCCTGGTCTATCTCTCTGGGACCTGAAATAACCCTGGGTCACCTTGAACTCACCATCCCCTTACAACAATGGCTCTGACTCCTACCCAACCTGTGTCTGTCAACAACATTGGTGGAATATGTTCTAATTTGCCTGCTGAACTATCTAGCCGTGACTGCACTGATGTCTGCACCTGctttaaaatgcatcaaaaaataacGTACTTGattggaggagaggaggatggggacaGATATGATTATGCAAACATCATAAAAAAAGGTCAATTTTTTGAATACAGGTGATGGGTAATATGAGTTCATTGTACCTGTATTTCAACTTCGATATATCTttgaattattcataataaaatattgcagGAAATATGTGATATTTATCAAAGATATGCAGAGATACGGAAATCAcagacaaaaaagggaaaaaacacacatgGCACCACCAACTAAAGATCATAAGAATTTGGCAAAGACCCTTCCAGAATATGTATGCTCATAGAAGTATggacaaaaacaaataatataatgaaGCATCAAATGCCATATACTAATGTGCATCTTCCAGTTACGTCATCACAGGGCTCTTTGATCTCAGACAACAGATGTCCTCAAACTGCAGTGACTGAGGAGCTTGCCACCCTGTGAACATGCTGAACTCTCAGCACCACAAGGGCCAGGAGAGCGGACTTCGTGATTAGTACTACACTCTTCCCTCCGTGAACAGGAGCTGACACACTAGCACTGAGTgcatacttgttgaatgaatgaaagaatgatttcATGCTCTATAATGATGGGGAGGTCGAGATCAATCCGTTATTTACATGTAAGGCTCCTGTATCTCTTACAATCAAGTTTTGGTTCCTGATTTCTATTTAGCATGATTTCAGGTAGTTGTGATCTTGAAATGTCCTCCTTGACCTTCAAAGAGAAACATCCACTAGCACAGGTACTATGTCTAATGATGGAACTTTATTTCCTTAGTTTGCATGACTTTCCTCAAAAATCTAATAGCCGTGCTCCCaaatttgtagattattttcccTTAACAccatttcatctctctcttcttctttatccatgacCCCCATCTCTGTTTTGACACATCTCGTCCATTCCCTGAAATTCTACCATAATCTCCTGATGGGCAGCTGGTCTCATGTCTCCCTACACTTGATaccagaatattttctctttttgctgaggtagattctccctgagctaacatccatgccaatcttcctctattttttagtatgtgggccaccagcacagcatggcgctaacagagtggtgtaggtccacacctgagaaccCAACCCAGGCCCCTGTGGAGTGCCCTGAACTTAAATGCTAGGCCATGGGAGCTGGCCACAGAATATGTTCTGAGGTATTGCTTTCATTGTGTTTCTCTTGGACCTACGGTTGTCCATGGTGTTCTGCAAGATCTGTTTCAATCTCTAGTGTGGCTCTCAGAGCCTTCCACAGCCCAAGCTCTATGACCCCGAAATTCCACTGAAGAGCGAATTCCAGATTGGGTCCCAGTAAATTGAAATTTTGCTGGCAATTATAACTTGGCTAGAACTGCTACAATTCTTCCTCACAGTGGATTGTTATAAAATGCCTTGAGAGTCAGGATGCTCCATTAACTAGGATTCAGGAAGGCTGATGGGTGTGAAGGTCATTGTCCCAGGAATGCTcagttctcttctttctcctctgatcTCAGTGCCCCAGGATGCTGAACAGCCAACTCACTTTTTCAAACGCAGGCAAATAACGATTTGTTGTGCTCTCTTTGATCAGGGTAATCTTAGCATCTTTTTCATCGGGTGGGGTTACGGGTAAAAGCCGGAACTTGGCATTCAAATCTGCCACACCTTCTATGTACATATCAATCCTGTAAGACAAAAATGATCAAAGTGTCAAATCTCTTCTGCCTTTggttttatagtttaaaaatataaaggaatggGGCaccaggaggtggcagaggaatCCACTTGCATATACATAGGCCAGTCATCCACCCAtgattttttctgaattttcacatttcattttagaACAACATTTCGAAGTagatatatgttaaaatttttgttatgCGCATGACTAAACATAAGGACCAGGAGCATTGGTGACCTGTCCCAAGTCACAAGCATGAGAGACATTGGTGGAATCACTGCAAGTGACCACTGAGACCCTAGCTAGGGTTTGCCAGCTCTGCTCGGTTTGTTCTGTGCACAAACTCAGTTTAATTCACACGGCCAAAGAGGTGCCACCTAAGTCACCTCCACAGAGAGTCCCTGGCCCAGCCATCCAGAGAGTCATGTCCCTCTGCCTCTCAACCTGTTACACCACCCAGGACCACATAGCGCCCGATGTTAGCAGCTCCTCCAATGATTTCCATAGAACATGGTTCACAGCCCTCTCCAGGTACTGCTGCCTAGTGCTGACCATGTTTGCATTTCTCAAGAACAAACCTAAAGTATCCCCTGAAATGGTGCAATTCTTCATTCAGTTCCCACCAGAGCATAAGCCAGGTGATTTGCTTTGTGTGTTCCAAACGAAGCTTCCTGcgagaggtttttaaaaataaaagctttgttGACACATAATTCACCTACCTTAATGTCATCCTATGCGAGTgcacaattttgtcatttttagaaAAGTCAAAGAATTCTGTACCATCACCACACTCTAAGTCCAGACTATTTTCACCTCTCCTGAAGGAGCTGCTGTGCTTTCACAGGCATTCAACACTCTTCCCTCCCtctagccctaggcaaccactcaactgctttctgtttctgtcgACGTGAatgttctggatgtttcatgCAAAGGAAATCATGGAATATGTGCTGTTTGTGTCTGGTTCCTCTTATGTGACATAATCttgtcaaggttcatccgtgttgtaccCTGCATCAGGACGTCATTCCTTTCCATGGAAaaatagtactccattgtgtggacAGACCACTCTTTGCTCATCTGTTCATCACTTAATGGGCAATGGTCTGTTTCCACTTTTGAAGATTATGAACAACaccattatgaatattttctccaggTCTTAGTGTGTATGGATTTTCGATTCTCTGGGGTACATACCaagtagtggaattgctgagtcatatggtaactctatgtttaacttttgagtaACTGTCACAGTTCCTTACAcggttttaatttttatcatgtgGTCCCATCACAACAGGGAAGAGACTGCCCAGATAAGCTTGTATTGAATAAATCTGCTGCTTCATCCCTGTATCAAAATGCTCAATGTAACCCTATTATCTTGGGCTCAACGTTTCTAATCCTTGTCAAATGGGACATGCATACAACTGGGTTATAACTTAGGTTCCTGGTCATCATTCTGGTAAATTCTGGAAGATGAGAAGCAGCTCCTTTGGGTCCTTCGTTCCCCAGCCTTATCAACTAGACCCACAGACACTTTGCCCCTCATCTCTGACTGTGGGCTGGTGTCCAGTTCTTAAAGGCTTGAGCACCTGGAGTCATGACTCCACCATCCTCCTGGCTTCTCAGTTCATCATGGTTTGCAGACTTCTGTCACTGTGCCCTCTCTGTGGGCCGCATCCTCTTCTATAATCCCGCTGGCTTGAGTCCACTGCGGGTTTCCTGTCCCTCATCCTCTGAGTACTGAGCCTCAGTCTATACCAATGAGGCCAAACTGCTGGTGGTCATGATCCCCCTGACAAGGTATTGGTGCCCCAGGGAAGGACCTAAATTGTTCCTATTAATTCTTGACAAAACAGCAGGAAAAATACCATACAGGGCTCTCTCCTTGATGTCTTTCCCATAGAGGTTGTGTTTGGCGGCGATGTAGTTGAGAATGGCTCTGCTCTGCACCAGCTTCATCCCATCAATTTCCACCATTGGCACTTGCTGGAAAATCAAACTGCCatctttcaaaagaagaaaaggaaaagtagagtGAGATGTTTTATGGATCTCATTTTTTGAGGATGAAAAACTGTTCATTGAAATGGCTAGAGAtataaaatgaaactgaaattaCTGGGTAACACTTTAATAGAACAGCAGTTGTTGTGAGCTTCCCACAGCCTTTCTTTTGCTTATCAAGCCTCCCTTCACTTTTTAACCAGTTATTACATTTACGTTTTTATTCTCCATCCAGATACTTGGTAGGTCCCTGTATTTCTTGTGCTCGATTTCTCTTCATAGATATTTGAGGAAGAAGTTGGGTGAAGCTGCAACAGGACCACCAGCCATTTGCCATTTCAGGTGGGATGTTCTGAGAACAAGCCTATGGTGCTGCTGGCATTAGGCCATAGCAAGGGAGATTTCTATGGAGGGTGATTTGTATGCTCTTCAAATTCCACCATTTGACAGTGTGTGGTGGGGGCCCTGTTTTCCCCACCCAGTCCTGCGggcctccctctttctctccacctcacTGACTTACCTGGCGTTCCAAAACTCTCTCAACACCATCTTGTGATCTGTGTCTATAATACGGTTAGGACTTCACTTTCTCCAACCTGTCAGAGAGAGAATTCCAGGCAACTGTTGGgcctgtttctcctctttccctctattGCATGTGTTTGATGTCCTTTCTGGGAGGCTGTGGGATCCTGAGCTGATACAGCTCAGTCATGGTgcagaaaagcaggagaaagcaaagagagggaTCCATGGGACACTGGGGATGGTCCTGTAGCAAATACTCAGAGAGTTTCAGCCCTTCCTGGTCCTTTGGGAGTTACCAAAGCTGCCCACGGAGCCCACCCCATACATTTGAgccacttctctccctctccttggcccCCAACTCCCAGCATACACACATATAAGCATTGCCTGGGGTTAAATCCTCAACACATGACTTTGACTAGATCCTCTCATCAGAGGAATTTAGAAACTTGGACTTACCATTTTTCAGCTTTTCAAAGTCCTCTGGGGTGTCTATAAATTCCTCTTCAAACTGGAAAGCAGAAAGAGTAAGTGAGTTCCTGTTCTTTCATTCCACAGCATTATAGAAGTTTTAAACTTGAATGGCCCCTGTCTGGACATAATAAGGAGAAGGGAGATTTCTGAGCTTGGCAGGGCACACAGGGCAGTGTGATCAGGGAGACTGGAAATTTAGATTAGAGCCATCAAGGCAAGAGCACGGGTGGCAGCAGGTAATGGCTCATTCTTGAGGTTTCAATTCACCTCCACCCTGTTTCCACCTCTGTGGATGATCCTGGTCATTGGGGAGGGGGATGTCACGGAAGGAGGGGACTGGGAAGTTCCTCTAGTTATGGGGTTTCAGTATCTCAGGAAAGCCTGTCTCTCCAGGAGAGATCAGGACAGGACGTTGTGTGTCCCCCAGTATAGGGTATGTCAGGTGGGCTATGGCAATCTCAGATGCTGCCACCAGTGGCTTCCGCTGTCATTAACATCACTCCATCCCATGAGGCCCTGCTTACTATAAAATGAGTCTTGGTTACTGCACAGCTTTAACTCTAAGATTCAGAATTTCCTCTCCTGGAAAATTGGGACACCCTAGGTTAGATGTCcaattgaagaaaggaaaaggagttaTCAAGGTAgtcaaaaaaattgttttttaatcaagaaaactTGGCTTCTGATATgactgcctggatttgaacaTCATTTCTTACACGTGCTACCTCTTGATGTTGGACACATCACCAAATCTCCTCATgtctcagtatcctcatctgtatGATGAGCATAGTTACGGCACCTACATTATAGGCtggtgtgaagattaaatcagT carries:
- the LOC124232417 gene encoding glutathione S-transferase A1-like — translated: MVEIDGMKLVQSRAILNYIAAKHNLYGKDIKERALIDMYIEGVADLNAKFRLLPVTPPDEKDAKITLIKESTTNRYLPAFEKVLKSHGQDYLVGNRLSRADIHLVELLYLVEELDPNLLANFPLLKALKARISNLPTVKKFLQPGGARKPPVDEKILEKARKILKV